From a region of the Ascochyta rabiei chromosome 22, complete sequence genome:
- a CDS encoding peptide transporter ptr2 yields the protein MVHKDGARKATCSPNTTSYCEESATTSARSSRTFFDISDMRRVRDDMPWQLWVVAFIAFWERAAFWGITGPWQNYMQHPPHYEKGQTPGALGLGQSMATRIYCAFYILYYTTPTLFAILADSWLGHFTTLVISVVIYCLGCAALTVSSIPSQLDRGWGLPGLVIAMALIALGGGGFRAIMAPFIADQYTEEKTTIKTLKSGEEVVTDRQLTLQYIYNLYFWVGNLGSLSWFVTVYLELHTGFTPAYALCLGFMVVAAIMLVLGQKWYIRTPHEGNVLPAAIRIVTCAGRHGFKMAHAQPEYQLEHRQHVVSWSGQLVGEVTRGLQACRVLVAFVIFYVCFDQMQNNLISQAAEMETHGTPNDLVPAMNQVGCIVFAPLIQEVLYPFLHRRRIYLRPVTRISIGFCFVAASMLYATLLQHFIYASPSAKVNVWIQAPLYFLLAIGEVFAMVTAMEYAYEHSPKAMKAIVQAASLLIAGVGSAVAMALTPAAHDPLMVGFYASLTGAMVLTTVVFHVVFRHYDRPVEAKDGDVDGETVVETGLLGPSRPAPAVQVGGVETVKTAAEVEVRSVGEC from the exons ATGGTTCACAAAGACGGTGCCCGAAAGGCAACATGTTCACCAAACACTACATCCTACTGCGA GGAGTCAGCCACGACAAGTGCAAGATCATCGAGAACTTTCTTCGACATCAGCGACATGCGGCGCGTTCGAGACGACATGCCGTGGCAGCTGTGGGTGGTCGCGTTCATTGCGTTCTGGGAGCGAGCGGCGTTCTGGGGCATCACCGGGCCGTGGC AAAACTACATGCAGCATCCTCCGCATTATGAGAAGGGCCAGACACCAGGAGCGCTCGGTCTTGGCCAGTCAATGGCGACGCGGATATACTGTGCTTTCTACATTCTGTACTACACGACGCCCACCTTATTTGCCATTCTGGCGGACAGCTGGCTGGGCCACTTCACGACGTTGGTCATCAGCGTGGTCATCTATTGCCTTGGATGTGCCGCTTTGACTGTGAGCTCAATACCCAGCCAGCTGGACAGGGGCTGGGGACTGCCAGGCCTCGTCATTGCAATGGCGTTGATTGCCCTGGGAGGCGGCGGCTTCCGCGCTATTATGGCGCCTTTCATCGCGGACCAGTATACGGAAGAGAAGACGACCATCAAGACACTCAAATCTGGCGAGGAGGTCGTCACGGACCGCCAGCTGACGCTGCAGTACATCTACAACCTGTACTTCTGGGTAGGCAACCTGGGATCTCTGTCGTGGTTCGTGACTGTCTACCTCGAATTGCACACGGGGTTCACGCCGGCGTACGCTCTCTGTCTCGGGTTCATGGTGGTTGCGGCGATAATGCTCGTCCTCGGACAGAAATGGTACATTAGGACGCCACACGAAGGCAACGTCTTGCCGGCAGCCATCCGGATCGTCACCTGCGCCGGTCGACATGGATTCAAGATGGCCCACGCTCAGCCCGAGTACCAGCTTGAACACCGTCAACATGTCGTCTCGTGGAGCGGCCAGCTGGTGGGCGAGGTCACTCGGGGTCTGCAAGCCTGCCGCGTTCTCGTTGCGTTTGTTATCTTCTACGTCTGCTTCGACCAGATGCAGAACAACCTGATCTCGCAGGCGGCCGAGATGGAAACGCACGGCACACCAAACGACCTCGTCCCGGCGATGAACCAAGTCGGCTGCATCGTCTTCGCCCCGCTGATCCAGGAAGTCCTGTACCCGTTTCTGCACCGCCGACGCATCTACCTGCGGCCCGTGACGCGCATCTCCATCGGCTTCTGCTTCGTTGCAGCCTCCATGCTCTACGCAACCCTATTGCAGCACTTCATCTACGCTTCGCCGTCGGCCAAAGTCAACGTCTGGATCCAAGCGCCGTTGTACTTCCTCCTCGCCATCGGCGAAGTCTTCGCCATGGTCACCGCGATGGAGTACGCGTACGAGCACTCGCCCAAAGCCATGAAAGCCATTGTGCAGGCCGCGAGTCTGCTCATCGCGGGCGTTGGGTCCGCCGTCGCCATGGCGCTGACACCCGCTGCGCACGATCCGCTGATGGTCGGCTTCTACGCGTCGCTCACGGGCGCCATGGTGCTGACGACTGTCGTCTTTCATGTCGTCTTTCGCCACTACGATAGGCCTGTGGAAGCGAAGGACGGAGACGTGGATGGCGAGACAGTGGTGGAGACGGGGCTGCTTGGACCGTCTCGACCCGCGCCGGCCGTACAGGTGGGTGGTGTTGAGACGGTGAAGACAGCGGCTGAGGTCGAAGTGAGGAGTGTTGGAGAGTGTTGA
- a CDS encoding Acid phosphatase: protein MMGRFTTVLAAVSAMTTAVADDFNILQHVGGNGQWFAGPEVTGISPKVPAGCKVELAAFFSRHGSRYPDNGAYNEWTDLYDRVQAASNLTVSDKSLDFLKTWKPVLSDPSNQISQLSPTGYKELTEMGTTWRLRYPDLYDYNTPFTMWANYYKSGPRVRDSARLFSQGFLGPNATALGTIYALNSSDPTSWMNSLATSDLCKAYNDEGGSPHKDVWDNIYLPPIRARLNAKIQGGFNFTQWDVSIIPYLCGFETQITGRRSPFCDIYTEKEVLQYEYAQDLRYWYGNGPGSDIEKYNMLPVIEGLVQRFVDGPNATYENGNSTFVPPKIIASFSNDGQINQIVAGIGVFDNEPQLPANRTLPNRKFRASRLVPMRGTVAFERLTCPAAANGYATNNSTSEAFMRIRLNEVVYPVVNCTSGPGSSCPLSQYQNIIKSKIDAVGDFTKICNTTDSSFAARPASTFFTDNTLPFQRVVKP, encoded by the exons ATGATGGGACGCTTCACCACGGTTCTCGCCGCCGTTTCGGCCATGACCACTGCCGTAGCTGACGACTTCAACATCCTGCAGCATGTTGGAGGCAACGGACAATGGTTTGCCG GACCTGAAGTGACTGGCATCTCGCCCAAGGTACCTGCTGGATGTAAAGTTGAGCTCGCAGCCTTCTTCTCTCGCCACGGCAGCCGCTACCCTGACAATGGAGCTTACAATGAATGGACCGACTTGTATGATCGCGTTCAGGCGGCCTCCAACCTTACTGTCAGTGACAAGAGCCTCGACTTTCTCAAAACGTGGAAGCCAGTGCTCTCAGACCCCTCGAACCAGATCAGTCAGCTGTCACCTACTGGATACAAGGAGCTCACTGAGATGGGTACCACATGGCGTCTTCGCTACCCTGATCTGTACGACTACAACACGCCCTTCACCATGTGGGcaaactactataagtcgGGACCGCGAGTTCGTGACAGCGCACGTCTCTTTTCTCAGGGCTTCCTTGGCCCAAATGCGACTGCGCTGGGTACCATTTATGCGTTGAACAGCAGCGACCCCACGTCTTGGATGAATTCGCTAGCTACCAGCGACCTGTGCAAGGCTTACAACGACGAAGGTGGCAGCCCGCACAAGGATGTATGGGACAACATCTACCTTCCTCCAATCCGCGCTCGTCTCAATGCCAAAATTCAGGGCGGCTTCAACTTTACCCAGTGGGACGTCTCCATCATTCCCTACCTCTGTGGTTTCGAGACACAGATCACTGGGCGCCGGAGCCCTTTCTGCGACATTTACACCGAAAAAGAAGTCCTCCAGTACGAGTACGCTCAGGACCTGCGCTACTGGTATGGCAATGGTCCGGGATCTGATATCGAGAAATACAATATGCTGCCAGTGATCGAAGGTCTGGTCCAGCGCTTCGTCGACGGGCCGAATGCAACATACGAGAATGGCAACTCGACGTTCGTGCCGCCGAAGATCATTGCGTCTTTTTCAAACGACGGCCAGATCAACCAGATTGTTGCGGGTATTGGCGTCTTCGACAACGAGCCTCAGCTCCCTGCCAACAGGACTCTGCCGAACCGTAAGTTCAGGGCGAGCCGTCTTGTGCCTATGCGCGGTACTGTCGCATTCGAGCGTTTGACCTGCCCTGCTGCCGCTAATGGATATGCTACGAACAATTCGACAAGCGAAGCGTTTATGCGCATTCGCCTGAATGAGGTCGTGTACCCGGTCGTCAACTGCACAAGTGGTCCTGGCTCATCGTGCCCGCTGTCTCAGTACCAGAACATCATCAAAAGCAAGATCGATGCGGTCGGTGACTTTACGAAAATCTGCAACACGACGGACTCGAGCTTTGCAGCAAGACCCGCGTCTACGTTCTTCACCGATAACACGTTGCCGTTTCAGCGAGTCGTGAAGCCTTGA
- a CDS encoding 5'-hydroxyaverantin dehydrogenase, whose product MIPIKSTSLDFSQSPDLSTLNNRSVLITGAARGIGLACATQLAEAGAIVTISDIRSETGEAAARKLTSKGLQVQFVHGDVTSYTSQAEIFRKAIAFGGGKIDVVVPNAGICAEQNLFDMIPIDAPDLNSEPPEPGYSTVDVNLRGVYYSCYLALHYFRLPRDASFAPSIVLIASLAGYVGFPSSATYSMSKFGIRGLFYGIRDRAAAANPPVRVNLAAPWFIPTAMTAQEDFLASEAGAMMKTMGHAQLAGVVQAVMYFSADENAHGRAAGIFPQGVHDLGDDLEGGFAGQRMQQYMLDIVAAVSPATEKQSDELMRQDSVTGMEVGGFKGVTK is encoded by the coding sequence ATGATTCCTATAAAGTCGACATCACTTGACTTCAGCCAGAGCCCGGACCTTTCGACCCTCAACAATCGATCCGTGCTGATCACCGGTGCTGCGAGGGGCATTGGCCTGGCATGTGCCACCCAACTAGCCGAGGCGGGAGCGATTGTTACGATATCTGACATTCGTTCTGAGACTGGAGAGGCTGCGGCGCGCAAGCTGACATCGAAGGGTCTTCAGGTCCAATTCGTGCATGGCGATGTGACTTCCTACACGTCGCAAGCGGAGATATTCAGAAAGGCTATAGCCTTTGGTGGGGGCAAGATTGACGTCGTAGTCCCAAACGCAGGCATTTGCGCCGAACAAAACCTCTTCGACATGATACCCATAGACGCACCAGATCTCAACAGCGAGCCACCCGAGCCCGGCTACAGCACTGTGGATGTAAATCTTCGAGGCGTGTACTACTCTTGTTACCTCGCCCTTCACTATTTCCGGCTACCTCGAGACGCCTCCTTCGCGCCGTCAATCGTTCTCATTGCCTCGCTTGCAGGCTATGTCGGCTTCCCGTCTAGTGCAACGTACAGCATGTCAAAGTTTGGCATTCGCGGACTGTTCTATGGCATACGAGACCGCGCTGCTGCGGCGAACCCTCCTGTGCGTGTCAACCTTGCAGCGCCGTGGTTTATTCCTACGGCAATGACAGCGCAAGAAGACTTTCTGGCTAGCGAGGCCGGCGCTATGATGAAGACGATGGGTCATGCGCAACTCGCCGGTGTTGTGCAGGCAGTCATGTACTTCAGCGCTGATGAGAATGCTCATGGACGCGCGGCTGGCATCTTCCCGCAAGGCGTCCACGACCTGGGCGATGACCTTGAGGGTGGCTTTGCGGGACAAAGAATGCAACAATACATGCTTGATATTGTAGCCGCAGTGTCGCCTGCGACAGAAAAGCAGAGCGACGAATTGATGAGGCAGGATAGCGTGACTGGGATGGAGGTTGGTGGGTTCAAGGGCGTCACTAAGTGA